A region from the Wolbachia endosymbiont (group A) of Rhinocyllus conicus genome encodes:
- a CDS encoding DNA polymerase III subunit delta' has translation MKKVIGHNQAKKKLMNNLSVQSWLICGKKGIGKATLAKSFSNWLLIKSYNEVALDLHIVEGDTIGIEKVREMKNFLHLSPIQSEHKISIIDSLEAMTNNAKNAILKILEEPPKNSKIFIISHKPYDIQTTIQCRCFQLNLLPLTYDETKQVASSQCKFDDQTFDEMITLFPGMPGMIINAISSDAYEAYKCFYKFLHDLKNPNMINKVINSEIELELASYIIQAFILESIKREVNGVEILLGQWKKIDELFVVAKQLHLDKKHVLANVVNIMT, from the coding sequence ATGAAAAAAGTAATAGGTCACAACCAGGCCAAAAAAAAATTAATGAACAACTTATCTGTTCAGTCTTGGCTGATCTGTGGTAAAAAAGGTATAGGAAAAGCAACACTTGCAAAATCCTTCTCCAATTGGTTACTCATAAAAAGCTATAATGAAGTAGCATTGGACTTACACATTGTTGAAGGTGATACTATCGGAATAGAAAAAGTCAGAGAAATGAAAAACTTTCTACACTTAAGTCCCATTCAATCAGAGCACAAAATATCTATAATAGATAGCTTAGAGGCAATGACTAATAACGCTAAAAACGCAATATTGAAAATATTAGAAGAGCCGCCAAAAAATTCTAAGATATTTATAATTAGCCATAAGCCATATGATATACAAACTACTATCCAGTGTAGGTGCTTTCAGCTAAATTTACTTCCATTAACTTATGACGAAACAAAGCAAGTTGCTTCATCTCAATGTAAATTTGATGATCAAACGTTTGACGAAATGATTACTTTATTTCCTGGAATGCCAGGAATGATAATAAATGCAATAAGTAGTGATGCTTATGAAGCATACAAATGCTTTTATAAATTTCTTCATGATTTAAAGAATCCCAATATGATTAATAAAGTAATTAATAGCGAAATCGAACTAGAACTAGCATCATATATAATTCAGGCCTTCATTTTAGAAAGCATAAAGAGAGAGGTAAATGGTGTTGAAATTTTACTAGGTCAGTGGAAAAAAATAGATGAACTTTTCGTTGTTGCTAAGCAACTTCACTTAGATAAAAAGCATGTTTTAGCTAATGTAGTTAATATCATGACATAA